The following are from one region of the Stigmatopora argus isolate UIUO_Sarg chromosome 9, RoL_Sarg_1.0, whole genome shotgun sequence genome:
- the vma21 gene encoding vacuolar ATPase assembly integral membrane protein vma21, translated as MDGSISASSDIMAGPPPHFRTNEGSLVSALKTLLFFTILMVTLPIGLYFASKSYIFEGSMKMSNSDSYFYAAIVAVLAVHVVLALFVYVAWNEGTPKGKGKYE; from the exons ATGGACGGGTCCATCAGCGCCTCGTCGGACATAATGGCCGGACCCCCGCCTCATTTTAGAAC GAATGAAGGCTCTTTGGTTTCAGCCCTTAAAACGTTGTTGTTCTTCACAATCTTGATGGTCACGCTCCCGATCGGCTTGTACTTCGCTTCAAAATCATACATTTTTGAAG GTTCAATGAAGATGTCCAACTCTGACAGCTACTTCTACGCCGCCATTGTTGCCGTGTTGGCTGTGCATGTGGTCTTGGCCTTGTTTGTTTACGTGGCCTGGAATGAAGGCACGCCCAAAGGGAAAGGAAAATAcgaataa
- the LOC144082239 gene encoding gap junction alpha-3 protein-like: protein MGDWNLLGKLLENAQEHSTVVGKVWLTVLFIFRILILSAATEKVWGDEQSGFTCDTKQPGCENVCYDITFPISHVRFWVLQIIFVSTPTLIYLGHILHLVRMEEKQQEKEKNRQRLSEKPALLVTPHKHKKVLMRDEKGHVRLQGELLRTYVFSVIFKTLFEVGFIVSQYLLYGFELKPMYTCDRPPCPNAVNCYISRPTEKTIFIIFMLGVASVSLFLNLIEIYHLGFTKCQQGITFRRGNRSLHTFSKAHGDGEVPFGPTYDDYFHEHRPPSYNLSPLSEGTDSSFHPCNSKAAYKQNKDNLAVERSGSKPEECDLKEKKRTGVAPGSPTQSKQSHSAKHSNNKSRIDDLKI, encoded by the coding sequence ATGGGGGACTGGAATCTACTGGGGAAACTTCTGGAAAATGCCCAGGAGCACTCCACCGTGGTAGGCAAGGTGTGGCTCACAGTCTTGTTCATCTTTCGCATCCTGATCCTGAGCGCGGCCACGGAGAAGGTGTGGGGCGACGAGCAGTCGGGCTTCACCTGCGACACCAAGCAGCCCGGTTGCGAGAACGTGTGCTACGACATTACCTTCCCCATCTCCCACGTTCGCTTCTGGGTGCTCCAGATCATTTTTGTATCCACCCCTACTCTCATCTACCTGGGCCACATCTTGCATCTGGTCCGCATGGAGGAGAAGCAGCAGGAGAAAGAAAAGAATCGACAGCGTCTTTCAGAAAAGCCGGCCCTCCTCGTTACTCCACACAAGCACAAAAAGGTCCTCATGAGAGACGAGAAAGGACACGTGCGCCTGCAGGGGGAGCTCTTGCGCACCTACGTCTtcagtgtcatttttaagacccTCTTTGAGGTGGGCTTTATCGTATCCCAGTACCTTTTGTACGGCTTCGAGCTGAAGCCCATGTACACGTGCGACAGGCCGCCGTGCCCCAACGCGGTCAACTGCTACATCTCCCGTCCCACCGAGAAAaccatcttcatcatcttcatgcTTGGCGTAGCCAGCGTTTCCCTATTCCTCAACCTCATTGAGATTTATCACCTTGGCTTCACCAAATGCCAGCAGGGCATCACCTTCAGGAGAGGCAACCGGTCACTCCACACCTTCTCCAAGGCACACGGCGACGGCGAAGTGCCGTTTGGGCCCACGTATGACGACTACTTTCACGAGCATCGCCCTCCCAGCTACAATCTCTCGCCTCTTTCCGAAGGCACCGACTCATCCTTTCATCCCTGTAACAGCAAAGCAGCctacaaacaaaacaaggacAACTTGGCGGTAGAAAGGAGCGGCAGCAAGCCTGAGGAATGTGACCTGAAAGAGAAGAAGCGAACGGGAGTTGCCCCTGGGTCACCCACGCAAAGCAAGCAAAGCCACAGTGCCAAGCACAGCAACAACAAGTCTAGAATAGATGATCTGAAGATATGA
- the LOC144082219 gene encoding gap junction beta-1 protein-like — MNWGSFYAVISGVNRHSTGIGRIWLSVIFIFRILVLVVAAESVWGDEKSGFTCNTQQPGCNSVCYDQFFPISHIRLWALQLILVSTPALLVGMHVAHRRHIEKKILKRAGRNSPKDLEHIKSQRFHITGALWWTYMISIVFRILFEVIFLYIFYMIYPGFQMVRLVKCDSYPCPNTVDCFVSRPTEKTIFTVFMLAVSGVCVLLNMAEMVYLLGRSCKRCIFRSEVDSKVDWMSQLSSYKVRSIS, encoded by the coding sequence ATGAACTGGGGGTCCTTTTATGCCGTGATCAGCGGCGTAAACAGGCACTCAACAGGTATTGGACGTATATGGCTGTCCGTCATCTTCATTTTCCGTATTCTGGTCTTGGTGGTTGCGGCGGAGAGCGTTTGGGGAGACGAGAAGTCCGGATTCACCTGCAATACCCAACAGCCGGGTTGCAACAGCGTTTGCTATGACCAGTTCTTCCCCATCTCGCACATTCGCCTGTGGGCGCTCCAGCTCATCCTGGTCTCCACTCCAGCACTTCTCGTGGGCATGCATGTGGCCCATCGCCGCCACATTGAAAAGAAGATTCTCAAACGGGCGGGCCGCAATAGTCCAAAGGATTTGGAGCACATCAAGAGCCAAAGGTTTCACATCACCGGAGCCCTGTGGTGGACTTACATGATCAGCATCGTCTTTCGAATCCTCTTTGAAGTTATTTTTCTCTATATTTTTTACATGATCTACCCAGGCTTCCAGATGGTGCGCTTGGTCAAGTGCGATTCTTACCCATGTCCCAACACTGTAGACTGTTTTGTGTCCAGGCCTACAGAAAAGACCATATTTACTGTCTTCATGCTGGCCGTGTCTGGAGTGTGCGTGTTACTTAACATGGCCGAGATGGTCTACCTTCTAGGCCGGTCCTGCAAACGATGTATTTTTCGCTCAGAGGTAGATTCCAAAGTTGACTGGATGAGTCAATTGTCTTCTTACAAAGTCAGATCTATCAGCTGA
- the LOC144082741 gene encoding transforming growth factor beta activator LRRC33-like: MVKHMFVYLLMLWSLDHYFYGAEKMDNDPKPKSWRNQDLASIPLDLNVQLKSLDLSNNLIRQLDKLDLPYLEQLDLSSNQLELISDGGLGDLTLLKELNLSMNALNKNNYRNSKALQSIGGLTSLDISRNSLGYKAVNLYLQNKYSLELLKMSGNSLRWLTHNLFKESESLINLIIDENLISAIDPGTFEPLKKLQKLSLAKNNLAHICDFKLQQVKYLNLSRNSIEFFITAENNDMYNLEILDLSHNKLIYFPILPKFNQLKYLYLHHNVMGTLMSEASMVSGANSLYNEVVRKGSVGIRRNYLHSTWRLMPIIYIDLSYNYFSSFPLETLSLLSSLKGLDFSFNCMQNLTWNVRYDSASEYYRPLYFPSLKYLNMQSNGLVSVSPLFLQALTQVETINLQNNSLQPCAPSGQVHSSSLQQQLNMNSSCVAFGNMRMLKHLNLEDNNIKIIDVKAFEKSALLSLNLAKNLHMVMQTGSLDAIKDTLQSLTISDLNITSNELILPCMPMLTHLNMSNNNLNVLPHNLKCSPLKELSIKNNAFVSLNYSLIQTLSANLHVMYISQNDFTCCDSEWLSILNNSSIKIPDIADTKCFIGSGSVLIDEYLNSPLLLCANSIKGIQFGQTIIVVLFIVVLITVLIMFLRKMCTKLS, translated from the exons ATGgttaaacatatgtttgtttATCTCTTAATGCTTTGGTCACTAGACCATTATTTTTATGGAGCAGAGAAAATGGATAACGATCCAAAG CCAAAATCTTGGAGAAACCAGGACCTTGCTTCCATTCCTCTGGATTTGAATGTACAGCTGAAAAGCCTCGACCTATCCAATAATTTAATCAGGCAGTTGGACAAACTGGATTTGCCATACTTGGAGCAGCTGGACTTGAGCAGCAACCAGCTGGAGCTCATCTCTGATGGAGGTCTAGGAGACCTGACCCTTCTTAAGGAGTTGAATTTGTCCATGAATGCACTGAACAAGAACAATTACAGAAACAGCAAAGCCCTCCAATCCATTGGTGGCCTGACGAGTTTGGACATATCACGAAACAGTTTGGGGTATAAAGCTGTGAACCTTTATCTACAAAACAAATATTCACTTGAGCTACTTAAGATGAGTGGCAATTCTTTAAGATGGCTCACACACAATTTGTTCAAGGAGAGCGAGAGTCTAATCAACCTTATTATTGATGAGAATTTAATATCAGCAATTGATCCAGGAACATTCGAACCACTGAAAAAACTACAAAAGCTTAGCCTAGCAAAAAATAACCTCGCTCACATTTGTGATTTTAAACTACAGCAAGTTAAATATTTAAATCTAAGTAGAAATTCCATCGAGTTTTTTATTACAGCTGAGAATAATGACATGTACAATCTTGAAATACTTGACCTTAGTCATAACAAACTAATATATTTCCCAATTCTTCCAAAATTCAACCAATTGAAATATCTTTATTTACATCATAATGTAATGGGGACCTTAATGTCTGAGGCATCAATGGTGTCAGGGGCTAATTCTCTTTATAATGAAGTTGTCAGAAAGGGAAGTGTTGGAATCAGAAGAAATTATCTCCATTCAACCTGGAGACTCATGCCAATAATTTATATTGACCTCAGCTACAACTACTTCTCATCTTTCCCACTGGAAACATTGAGCCTTCTCTCATCTTTGAAAGGGCTTGATTTCAGCTTTAACTGCATGCAAAATCTCACATGGAATGTCCGGTACGACAGTGCATCTGAATACTATAGGCCTCTTTATTTTCCCTCCTTAAAGTACCTCAACATGCAAAGCAATGGACTAGTATCTGTTTCGCCACTCTTTCTCCAGGCGCTCACACAAGTTGAGACAATAAATCTCCAAAACAACTCACTACAACCGTGTGCTCCCTCGGGCCAAGTGCACAGCTCCTCATTACAACAGCAACTAAATATGAACTCATCGTGTGTTGCCTTTGGAAATATGAGAATGCTCAAACATCTGAACCTTGAAGACAACAACATAAAGATTATTGATGTCAAAGCATTCGAGAAAAGCGCTTTACTGTCCCTAAACCTAGCAAAGAATTTGCACATGGTCATGCAAACTGGTTCACTGGATGCCATTAAGGACACTCTTCAGTCCTTGACGATTAGTGACCTCAACATCACCAGTAATGAACTGATCTTACCTTGCATGCCAATGTTAACGCATCTGAATATGTCCAACAATAATCTGAATGTTTTACCCCACAATTTAAAGTGCTCTCCTCTGAAGGAACTCAGCATAAAGAACAATGCTTTTGTGTCTTTGAACTACTCATTAATTCAAACGTTATCAGCAAACCTTCACGTTATGTATATTAGTCAAAATGACTTTACTTGTTGTGATAGTGAGTGGCTGAGCATCCTCAATAATTCAAGCATTAAAATACCTGATATCGCCGACACCAAATGCTTTATCGGTAGCGGAAGTGTCCTGATTGATGAGTATTTGAACAGTCCTTTATTGCTTTGTGCAAATAGCATCAAAGGAATTCAATTTGGACAAACAATTATAGTTGTTTTGTTTATAGTTGTATTGATTACAGTGCTCATTATGTTCCTAcgaaaaatgtgcacaaaactttCATAA